A region of Fibrobacter succinogenes subsp. succinogenes S85 DNA encodes the following proteins:
- a CDS encoding YihY/virulence factor BrkB family protein: protein MPHWWKNFSWEWLFDHIAARSPTFVKIMVVTGKSFLYYHGMTRAASLTYTTLVAVVPLLIMLTSITLAVGFGNFISDYLPIVIDMLNLDWPTEQIMDIVENAEHIPIKKLGFIGAGGLFVTFILAFGSLETNFNVVWENKTSRTLIRQIKIYTPFLLIGAAVVGMFAGFVNHVQNVLKVIIVDGFHFSPEVIKALITVFWYSAFHIAALLVIFIMLYALPARPAGHKPYTRRKLFLASMLSTLLSWLAINIYVKILMLIQTAMVTRMSIFYGSLAFIPLFLFLLFGVWSIILCGNSLVWTICHWPAVSAKNWRWEGNTDGL, encoded by the coding sequence TTTCGTGGGAATGGCTGTTCGATCATATCGCAGCCCGTTCTCCGACGTTCGTCAAAATCATGGTTGTCACCGGAAAATCATTCCTGTACTATCACGGAATGACCCGTGCCGCATCTTTGACCTACACGACGCTCGTGGCAGTCGTCCCACTCCTCATCATGCTCACTTCCATCACGCTCGCCGTCGGGTTCGGTAACTTCATTTCGGACTACCTCCCCATCGTGATTGACATGCTCAATCTGGACTGGCCGACCGAGCAAATCATGGACATCGTCGAAAATGCCGAGCACATCCCCATCAAAAAGCTCGGATTTATCGGTGCAGGCGGTCTTTTTGTCACGTTTATCCTCGCATTCGGAAGCCTCGAAACGAATTTCAACGTGGTCTGGGAAAACAAGACTTCCAGAACTTTGATTCGCCAGATTAAGATTTACACACCATTCCTCCTCATCGGGGCTGCCGTAGTCGGCATGTTCGCAGGTTTCGTGAACCATGTGCAGAACGTGCTCAAAGTCATCATTGTTGACGGATTCCACTTTTCGCCGGAAGTCATCAAGGCGCTCATCACCGTATTCTGGTACTCGGCATTCCACATCGCGGCTCTCCTCGTGATTTTCATTATGCTTTATGCGCTCCCAGCGCGCCCGGCAGGCCACAAGCCCTACACCCGCCGTAAGCTGTTCTTAGCGTCGATGCTCTCGACTTTGCTTTCTTGGCTTGCCATCAACATCTACGTGAAGATTCTGATGCTCATCCAGACGGCAATGGTCACGCGCATGTCCATTTTCTACGGATCACTAGCTTTTATTCCACTATTCCTCTTCCTGCTCTTTGGCGTCTGGTCCATCATTTTGTGCGGCAACAGTCTCGTGTGGACGATTTGCCACTGGCCCGCGGTCAGCGCAAAGAACTGGAGATGGGAAGGAAACACGGACGGACTATGA